A genomic region of Janthinobacterium lividum contains the following coding sequences:
- a CDS encoding response regulator: protein MRFRDISIGVRINAGYAMLIVLMLVVIVLAGSRIYAIRAETDDILQRDWVAAKATSKIHGLAREAATRIGNLPNQHELALRQENQARLEAIKQDIDEQVRILDGLDARPDERRLLEQMHLARAGYYVSLQTMFELVERGEDARAEQAMQTQTLPVLEKVLLYVGQLDDLQQQQIRDSAARIRNDIDTSLLLMGGIGLAALLTGLAFAWSARSITRPLGEAVAIATRVANGDLSSVIEVTSRDETGELLQALKDMSTSLAVEQDLRHAVEVAEDATKMKSDFLANMSHEIRTPMNGIIGMTHLALQTELTSTQRNYLEKVESASKNLLAIIDDILDFSKIEAGKMAFEKVDFFLEDVLAQIADLSVMRAQDKGLELLFDIAPDVPNALQGDPLRLGQVLINLTNNAIKFTDKGEIVVTIRLQQLEEHAAVLRVDVRDTGIGLTPPQRSKLFQAFTQADTSTTRHHGGTGLGLTISKRLVEMMEGEIDLVSEAGVGSTFFFTARFGLAAVPRDSLLAPQRFEGLRVLVVDDNPSAREIFVSMLTALGFEARAVSGGVLAIGAVAQARAEGRPYGLVLMDWKMPGMNGLDTLAGIRADAAGIDATPACIMVTAFHREALLEAARQRDLPLDGVLNKPISASTLLDQIAFVFGGVTGQSRKTQRQSSYRDDERALRGAWLLLVEDNEVNQEVAQHILNDAGIRVDIAGNGAIALAKIEENAYDGVLMDCQMPVMDGYQATRKLRQDPRYSNLPVIAMTANAMVGDKEKCLDAGMNDFIAKPIDVAQLFGTLARWIAPATPQEMTAVVAQPEAELPVIAGLKMAEAMRRVGGNTALMRKLLDRFVETQFDAMQRIVAAIENNQLETAIREAHTLKGLAGNIGAGGLADSAARVEHLLSLGSHDGLPQALAACTLALDELVPKIVLAMQSRGHVAEAGGAPVAHVAPVDRAYLEAGLRELSQLLQQDDAQAVKHLDGIGPMLVAAGQAEHARQLKRMLGQYDFEGALAQLGEVADALELTL from the coding sequence ATGCGCTTCAGGGATATCAGTATCGGCGTGCGCATCAATGCCGGTTATGCCATGTTGATCGTGCTGATGCTGGTTGTTATCGTCCTGGCGGGTAGCCGCATCTATGCCATCCGCGCCGAGACCGACGATATCCTGCAGCGCGACTGGGTCGCCGCCAAGGCCACCAGCAAGATCCATGGGCTGGCGCGCGAGGCGGCCACGCGCATCGGCAACCTGCCGAACCAGCACGAGCTGGCGCTGCGCCAGGAGAACCAGGCGCGCCTGGAAGCGATCAAGCAAGACATCGATGAGCAGGTGCGCATCCTCGACGGTCTCGATGCGCGGCCCGACGAACGGCGCCTGCTGGAACAGATGCACCTGGCCCGCGCCGGCTACTATGTGTCGCTCCAGACGATGTTCGAACTGGTCGAGCGCGGCGAGGATGCGCGCGCCGAGCAGGCCATGCAGACGCAGACCTTGCCGGTGCTGGAAAAGGTGCTGCTGTACGTGGGCCAGCTCGACGATCTGCAGCAGCAGCAGATCCGCGACAGCGCGGCCCGGATACGCAACGACATCGACACCTCGCTGCTGCTGATGGGCGGCATCGGTCTGGCGGCCCTGCTGACAGGGCTTGCCTTTGCCTGGTCGGCGCGCTCGATCACGCGTCCGCTGGGCGAGGCGGTGGCGATCGCCACGCGCGTGGCCAACGGCGACCTCAGTTCCGTCATCGAAGTGACATCGCGCGACGAGACGGGCGAACTGCTGCAGGCGCTCAAGGACATGAGCACCAGCCTGGCCGTGGAACAGGACCTGCGCCACGCCGTCGAGGTGGCCGAGGATGCGACCAAGATGAAGTCGGACTTCCTGGCGAATATGTCGCATGAAATTCGCACGCCGATGAACGGCATCATCGGCATGACCCACCTGGCGCTGCAGACGGAGCTCACGTCGACCCAGCGCAACTACCTGGAGAAGGTGGAATCGGCTTCGAAGAACCTGCTGGCCATCATCGACGACATCCTCGATTTTTCGAAGATCGAGGCGGGCAAGATGGCCTTTGAAAAAGTCGATTTCTTCCTCGAGGACGTGCTGGCGCAGATCGCCGACCTGTCCGTGATGCGGGCGCAGGACAAGGGCCTGGAACTGCTGTTCGACATCGCTCCCGACGTGCCGAACGCATTGCAGGGCGACCCGCTGCGCCTGGGCCAGGTGCTGATCAATCTGACCAACAATGCGATCAAATTTACGGACAAGGGCGAGATCGTCGTCACCATCCGCCTGCAGCAGCTGGAAGAGCATGCGGCTGTCTTGCGCGTCGATGTGCGCGACACGGGCATCGGCCTGACGCCGCCCCAGCGCAGCAAATTGTTCCAGGCATTTACCCAGGCCGACACTTCCACCACGCGCCACCATGGCGGCACGGGCCTGGGACTGACCATCAGCAAGCGCCTGGTGGAAATGATGGAGGGCGAGATCGATCTGGTCAGCGAAGCGGGCGTGGGCAGCACCTTTTTCTTTACGGCCCGCTTCGGCCTGGCCGCCGTGCCGCGCGACAGCCTGCTTGCTCCGCAGCGCTTTGAGGGCTTGCGCGTGCTGGTGGTCGACGACAACCCCAGCGCGCGTGAAATCTTCGTCAGCATGCTGACGGCGCTGGGCTTCGAGGCGCGTGCCGTGTCTGGCGGCGTGCTGGCCATCGGCGCCGTGGCGCAGGCGCGCGCCGAGGGGCGTCCGTACGGGCTGGTGCTGATGGACTGGAAAATGCCGGGCATGAACGGTCTCGATACCCTGGCCGGCATCCGTGCCGATGCCGCCGGCATCGATGCGACGCCGGCCTGCATCATGGTCACGGCCTTCCATCGGGAAGCGCTGCTGGAGGCGGCGCGCCAGCGCGACTTGCCGCTCGACGGCGTATTGAACAAGCCGATCAGCGCCTCGACCCTGCTCGACCAGATAGCGTTCGTGTTTGGCGGCGTGACGGGACAGAGCCGCAAGACGCAGCGCCAGAGCAGCTACCGCGACGACGAGCGCGCCCTGCGCGGCGCCTGGCTGCTGCTGGTGGAGGATAATGAAGTGAACCAGGAAGTGGCGCAGCATATTCTCAACGACGCCGGCATCCGCGTCGATATCGCGGGCAATGGCGCCATCGCGCTGGCGAAGATCGAGGAAAACGCCTATGACGGCGTGCTGATGGATTGCCAGATGCCGGTGATGGATGGCTATCAGGCGACGCGCAAGCTGCGCCAGGATCCCCGGTATTCGAATTTGCCCGTGATCGCCATGACGGCCAATGCCATGGTGGGCGACAAGGAAAAATGCCTGGACGCCGGCATGAACGATTTCATCGCCAAGCCGATCGACGTGGCGCAGCTGTTCGGCACCCTGGCGCGCTGGATCGCGCCGGCCACGCCGCAGGAAATGACGGCGGTGGTGGCGCAGCCGGAAGCGGAGCTGCCCGTGATCGCCGGCCTGAAAATGGCGGAAGCCATGCGCCGCGTGGGCGGCAATACCGCTTTGATGCGAAAATTGCTGGACCGTTTTGTGGAAACCCAGTTCGATGCCATGCAGCGCATCGTTGCCGCCATCGAGAACAACCAGCTCGAGACGGCGATCCGCGAAGCGCATACCCTGAAGGGCCTGGCCGGCAATATCGGCGCCGGCGGCCTGGCCGACAGCGCCGCGCGGGTCGAGCATTTGCTCAGCCTGGGATCGCACGACGGCTTGCCGCAGGCGCTGGCCGCCTGCACCCTGGCGCTCGACGAGCTGGTGCCGAAGATCGTGCTGGCCATGCAGTCGCGCGGCCATGTGGCCGAGGCGGGCGGCGCGCCGGTGGCGCACGTGGCGCCGGTGGACCGGGCGTACCTGGAAGCGGGCTTGCGCGAGCTGTCGCAGCTGCTGCAGCAGGACGACGCGCAGGCCGTCAAGCACCTGGACGGCATCGGCCCCATGCTGGTCGCGGCCGGGCAGGCGGAACACGCGCGCCAGTTGAAGCGCATGCTGGGACAATACGATTTCGAAGGTGCGCTGGCGCAGCTGGGCGAGGTGGCCGATGCGCTGGAGCTGACACTGTGA
- a CDS encoding phenylacetate--CoA ligase family protein, with the protein MTDTLDSLEARAPEARESELMAGLPQLIARAQKAPGWARILDGVTAADITSRAALAQLPVTRKSDLKQLQHDALPFGGLNTTPKNALSRVFVSPGPIFDPEGRGPDWWRFARPMYAAGVRAGGLLQNCFSYHFTPAAFMVEGGAARIGCTVIPAGIGQTEMQVQAMADLKPDTYIGTPSFLKLIIEKAREMGADISSVTKAVMGAEALPESLRSWFAENGVPHVFQTYASADIGSIAYETASNGKLNPGMVVDENVLLEIVHPGSGIPVAPGEVGEVVVTVFNADYPLIRFATGDLSAVLMDAPDSPCGRTNTRIKGWMGRADQTTKVRAMFVHPSQVHEIVRRHPQIKKARLVVSGRMANDEMALHCEVDDPTDASGVEAIIGSIRELTKLRGDVVLVAVGSLAQDGKVIDDMRDYK; encoded by the coding sequence ATGACCGATACGCTCGACAGTCTGGAAGCACGCGCCCCCGAAGCGCGTGAAAGCGAATTGATGGCCGGCCTGCCGCAGCTGATCGCGCGCGCGCAGAAGGCGCCGGGCTGGGCCCGCATCCTTGATGGCGTCACCGCAGCCGACATCACCAGCCGCGCCGCGCTGGCGCAGCTGCCCGTGACGCGCAAGTCCGACCTCAAGCAATTGCAGCACGACGCGCTGCCGTTCGGCGGCTTGAACACGACGCCAAAGAATGCCCTGTCGCGTGTATTCGTCTCGCCCGGCCCCATCTTCGATCCGGAAGGCCGCGGCCCTGACTGGTGGCGCTTCGCGCGGCCCATGTATGCGGCCGGCGTGCGCGCCGGCGGCTTGCTGCAGAACTGCTTTTCGTATCACTTCACGCCGGCCGCCTTCATGGTCGAAGGGGGCGCCGCGCGCATCGGCTGCACCGTCATCCCGGCCGGCATCGGCCAGACGGAAATGCAGGTGCAGGCGATGGCTGACCTGAAGCCGGACACGTATATCGGCACGCCGTCATTTCTGAAACTGATCATCGAGAAAGCGCGCGAAATGGGCGCCGACATCAGCAGCGTCACCAAGGCCGTGATGGGCGCGGAAGCCTTGCCCGAATCCTTGCGCAGCTGGTTTGCCGAAAATGGCGTGCCACACGTGTTCCAGACCTATGCCTCGGCCGATATCGGCAGCATCGCCTATGAAACGGCCAGCAATGGCAAGCTCAATCCGGGCATGGTCGTTGACGAAAACGTGCTGCTGGAAATCGTCCATCCGGGCAGCGGCATTCCCGTCGCGCCGGGCGAAGTGGGCGAGGTCGTCGTTACCGTCTTCAATGCCGACTATCCGCTGATCCGCTTCGCCACGGGCGATCTGTCGGCCGTGCTGATGGACGCGCCGGATTCGCCGTGCGGCCGCACGAATACGCGCATCAAGGGCTGGATGGGGCGTGCGGATCAAACCACCAAGGTGCGCGCCATGTTCGTGCATCCGTCGCAGGTGCACGAGATCGTGCGCCGCCATCCGCAGATCAAGAAGGCGCGGCTGGTGGTATCGGGACGCATGGCCAACGACGAGATGGCTTTGCATTGCGAAGTCGACGATCCGACGGACGCCAGCGGCGTGGAAGCCATCATCGGCTCGATCCGCGAACTGACCAAGCTGCGCGGCGACGTAGTGCTGGTGGCCGTGGGCAGTCTGGCGCAGGATGGGAAAGTTATCGACGACATGCGCGATTACAAATAA
- a CDS encoding DUF1289 domain-containing protein has product MMVTPPPPPAVPLPLPSPVPSPCVSLCKMNRNSGLCEGCLRTLDEIIAWSKADDDFKRAVWAELPGRESQLDFEPDY; this is encoded by the coding sequence ATGATGGTCACTCCCCCACCTCCGCCCGCCGTTCCGCTCCCCTTGCCGTCGCCGGTGCCGTCGCCCTGCGTCAGCCTGTGCAAGATGAACCGCAACAGCGGCTTGTGCGAAGGCTGCTTGCGCACGCTCGACGAGATCATCGCCTGGAGCAAGGCCGACGACGACTTCAAGCGTGCTGTGTGGGCCGAATTGCCAGGACGCGAATCCCAGCTCGATTTCGAGCCCGACTACTGA
- a CDS encoding NAD(P)H-dependent flavin oxidoreductase, translated as MALPVALQNLSLPVIASPMFIASGPALVAAQCKAGIVGSFPALNARPAELLDTWLTELQAELAAFQAANPDKKVGPIAVNQIVHQSNDRLAHDVEVCVKHQIPIIISSLRAPPKEMLDAIHSYGGIVLHDVISIRHAKKALEAGVDGLILVASGAGGHAGTLSPFALVGEVRKFFDGPLALSGSIATGDAVLAAQAMGADFAYIGSRWLATKESNVSDGYRDAIVDSSAADIVYTNLFTGVHGNYLKKSIEAAGLDPEALPEADKSAMNFGSGSAKAWRDIWGAGQGVGLMDDVPSVEEMVARLKAEYDAARARLKL; from the coding sequence ATGGCATTGCCTGTTGCGTTGCAAAACCTCTCCTTACCCGTTATCGCGTCGCCGATGTTCATCGCCAGCGGCCCGGCCCTCGTCGCGGCGCAGTGCAAGGCCGGCATCGTCGGTTCCTTCCCGGCCCTGAACGCGCGTCCCGCCGAATTGCTCGACACCTGGCTCACCGAGCTGCAGGCCGAGCTGGCCGCCTTCCAGGCCGCCAATCCCGATAAAAAAGTGGGACCGATCGCCGTCAACCAGATCGTGCACCAGTCGAACGACCGCCTGGCACATGACGTGGAAGTGTGCGTGAAACACCAGATTCCCATCATCATTTCCTCGCTGCGCGCGCCGCCCAAGGAAATGCTCGACGCCATCCACAGCTATGGCGGCATCGTGCTGCATGACGTGATCTCGATCCGTCACGCGAAAAAGGCCCTGGAGGCGGGTGTCGATGGCTTGATCCTGGTCGCCAGCGGCGCCGGCGGCCACGCGGGCACCCTGTCGCCGTTCGCGCTGGTGGGCGAAGTGCGCAAGTTCTTCGACGGCCCGCTGGCGCTGTCCGGCTCCATCGCCACGGGCGATGCCGTGCTGGCCGCGCAAGCGATGGGCGCGGACTTTGCCTACATCGGCTCGCGCTGGCTGGCAACCAAGGAATCGAACGTCAGCGATGGCTACCGCGACGCCATCGTCGATTCCAGCGCGGCCGACATCGTCTACACGAACCTGTTTACGGGCGTGCACGGCAATTACCTGAAAAAATCGATCGAAGCGGCCGGACTCGATCCGGAAGCCTTGCCCGAAGCGGACAAGAGCGCGATGAATTTCGGCTCCGGCAGCGCCAAGGCCTGGCGCGACATCTGGGGCGCGGGCCAGGGCGTGGGCTTGATGGATGACGTGCCGAGCGTGGAAGAGATGGTGGCGCGCCTGAAGGCCGAATACGATGCGGCGCGCGCGCGGTTGAAGCTGTAA
- a CDS encoding alpha/beta hydrolase family esterase, translated as MKLPLNMLAQMRAATRNLMGRGPAAATEAIQQALSAAGLAPQATATQAPPQTMRDINPPPPAQARAEQPQTAAAPETPDAPPTPAQAAQDFAQDFMARLGVPAGLGQHSFDMPSFELPNFHPPGFNAPATTPAEVPAGAQFIDGVYRNHAGTRSYKLYIPSSYHGQAMPLIVMLHGCTQNPDDFAAGTQMNALAEEKECFVVYPAQTQGANSSRCWNWFNAIDQQRDQGEPSLIAGIARQVIDDYPVNEREVFVAGLSAGGAMAVIVGTLYPDLFAAVGVHSGLPFASAQDLPSALAAMKGGAMPNAQRKAPAGGVPIIVFHGDRDTTVNPRNGDELIAQGVRSQAGGKAAKAASIDGSVPNGHRYTRTTHSQADGSPLGEHWVIHGAGHAWSGGSNNGSYTDGKGPDASREMLRFFKTVS; from the coding sequence ATGAAACTCCCTCTCAACATGTTGGCGCAGATGCGCGCAGCAACCCGTAATCTGATGGGCCGCGGCCCCGCCGCCGCCACCGAAGCGATCCAGCAGGCGCTGTCTGCCGCCGGCCTGGCACCGCAGGCGACAGCCACGCAAGCGCCGCCGCAGACCATGCGCGACATTAATCCGCCACCACCAGCGCAAGCCCGAGCCGAACAGCCGCAAACTGCTGCCGCGCCAGAAACGCCTGATGCGCCGCCCACGCCCGCGCAAGCGGCGCAGGACTTCGCGCAGGATTTCATGGCGCGCCTGGGCGTGCCGGCAGGCCTGGGCCAGCACAGCTTCGACATGCCCAGCTTCGAGCTGCCGAATTTCCACCCGCCCGGCTTCAACGCGCCGGCCACCACGCCGGCGGAGGTGCCCGCTGGCGCGCAGTTCATCGACGGCGTGTACCGCAACCATGCTGGCACGCGCTCCTACAAGCTGTATATCCCCAGCAGCTACCACGGCCAGGCCATGCCGCTGATCGTCATGCTGCACGGCTGTACGCAAAATCCCGACGATTTCGCCGCCGGCACGCAGATGAATGCGCTGGCAGAAGAAAAGGAATGCTTTGTCGTCTACCCGGCGCAGACGCAGGGCGCCAACAGTTCGCGCTGCTGGAACTGGTTCAATGCCATCGACCAGCAGCGCGACCAGGGCGAACCATCGCTGATCGCCGGCATCGCCCGGCAAGTCATCGACGACTACCCGGTGAATGAACGCGAAGTGTTCGTCGCCGGCCTGTCGGCGGGCGGCGCCATGGCCGTCATCGTCGGCACCCTGTATCCGGACCTGTTTGCCGCCGTCGGCGTGCATTCGGGCCTGCCGTTCGCCTCGGCGCAGGACTTGCCGTCGGCACTGGCAGCCATGAAGGGCGGCGCCATGCCCAATGCCCAGCGCAAGGCGCCGGCGGGCGGCGTGCCCATCATCGTTTTCCACGGCGACCGCGACACCACCGTCAACCCGCGCAATGGCGATGAACTGATTGCCCAGGGCGTGCGCAGCCAGGCGGGCGGCAAGGCGGCCAAGGCCGCATCCATCGACGGCAGCGTGCCGAATGGCCACCGCTACACGCGCACCACGCACAGCCAGGCCGATGGCTCGCCGCTGGGCGAACACTGGGTCATCCACGGCGCCGGCCATGCCTGGTCCGGCGGCAGCAATAACGGCAGCTACACGGATGGCAAGGGACCGGACGCCAGCCGCGAGATGCTGCGCTTCTTCAAGACGGTCAGCTAA
- a CDS encoding MmcQ/YjbR family DNA-binding protein, with protein sequence MDLERAKQVCRGFPGATEDIKWSNVLAFSVGGRLFALCGAEAHSTRGMSFKVDAERFLELTDRPGFRPAPYLARAKWVLVASPDALDDDEMAALLQRSYSLIVAGLTKKMQRDIGESAT encoded by the coding sequence ATGGACCTGGAACGGGCCAAGCAAGTATGCCGCGGCTTTCCCGGCGCGACAGAAGACATCAAGTGGAGCAACGTGCTGGCGTTTTCCGTCGGTGGCCGCCTGTTCGCGCTATGCGGCGCGGAAGCACACAGCACGCGCGGCATGAGCTTCAAGGTCGATGCGGAACGCTTCCTGGAATTGACGGACCGCCCCGGTTTTCGCCCGGCACCCTACCTGGCGCGGGCCAAATGGGTGCTGGTCGCCAGTCCCGACGCCCTCGACGACGATGAAATGGCCGCCCTGCTGCAGCGCTCATACAGCCTGATTGTTGCGGGGCTGACGAAAAAAATGCAACGTGACATTGGAGAATCAGCAACATGA
- a CDS encoding CopG family transcriptional regulator gives MAKQDSKPKIGESEKITINLGLIDLGQIDLLVQEGFYSNRTDLIRTAIRNQLGIHADVVKQTVARKSLVLGMQHYSRADLEAIQAAGQRLQIQVLGLASIASDVSVELALATIESIFVLGALHASTVVKTALAGRIH, from the coding sequence ATGGCCAAGCAAGACAGCAAGCCCAAAATTGGGGAATCCGAGAAAATCACGATCAACCTCGGCTTGATCGACCTGGGGCAGATCGATCTGCTGGTCCAGGAGGGATTTTATTCCAACCGCACGGATCTGATCCGTACGGCCATACGCAACCAGCTGGGTATCCACGCCGACGTGGTGAAACAAACCGTCGCCCGTAAAAGCCTGGTATTGGGCATGCAGCACTATTCGCGCGCCGACCTGGAAGCGATCCAGGCAGCCGGCCAGCGCCTGCAGATACAGGTGCTGGGACTGGCCAGCATCGCCAGCGACGTCTCCGTGGAACTGGCACTGGCCACCATCGAGTCGATTTTCGTATTAGGTGCCCTGCACGCCAGCACCGTCGTCAAGACGGCGCTCGCAGGGCGAATTCACTAG
- a CDS encoding hypoxanthine-guanine phosphoribosyltransferase produces the protein MQEFHHNRARDLIKNAELLFDQDAVQASITRMADVLNTRFNADDSKEFPLVLGVMGGAVVFTGSLLPQLSFPLEFDYIHVSRYGDDDKGGEVVWKVIPRSNVAGRTVIVLDDILDEGETLAHVKQRLLDMGASEVILAVFADKAIGKKKPVQADIVGLVIPNRFVVGFGMDAYGYWRNLPGLWAIKPEDLKQQ, from the coding sequence ATGCAAGAATTTCATCACAACCGTGCCCGTGACCTGATCAAGAACGCGGAACTGCTGTTCGACCAAGACGCCGTGCAGGCGTCGATCACGCGCATGGCCGATGTGCTCAACACGCGCTTCAACGCCGACGATTCGAAAGAATTCCCGCTGGTGCTGGGCGTGATGGGCGGCGCCGTCGTGTTTACGGGCAGCCTGCTGCCGCAACTGAGCTTTCCGCTCGAATTCGACTACATCCACGTGAGCCGCTACGGCGACGACGACAAGGGTGGCGAAGTGGTGTGGAAAGTCATCCCCCGCTCGAATGTTGCGGGCCGCACCGTCATCGTGCTCGACGATATTCTCGACGAAGGCGAAACCCTGGCGCACGTCAAGCAGCGCTTGCTGGACATGGGCGCCTCGGAAGTGATCCTGGCCGTCTTCGCGGACAAGGCCATCGGCAAGAAGAAGCCGGTACAAGCCGACATCGTCGGCCTGGTGATCCCGAACCGCTTCGTCGTCGGCTTCGGCATGGACGCGTATGGCTACTGGCGCAACCTGCCGGGCCTGTGGGCCATCAAGCCCGAGGATTTGAAGCAGCAGTGA
- a CDS encoding MBL fold metallo-hydrolase yields MPRSPALFPDAMQVFERGWLSSNNILFQGRDDTALIDSGYATHAPQTLALLRHSLAGRPLDRLFNTHLHSDHCGGNALLQAEYGCHTAIPVSEADKVRAWDVEALSFQATGQQCPRFGFDATVSPRDTLTLADMRWQALGAPGHDPHSLIFYCAEEGILISADALWENGFGVIFPELDGGSGFPEARATLDLIASLDVQVVIPGHGRPFQDAAGALQRAYSRLDYLASDPVRNAQNAVKVLLKFLLLERQRIALAEIPALLRGMPVFEEANRRFLRQEAAALAEWAVSQLVRATAARIEGEYLLNEG; encoded by the coding sequence ATGCCGCGATCGCCAGCGCTGTTCCCCGATGCCATGCAGGTGTTCGAACGCGGCTGGCTGTCGTCGAATAACATCCTGTTCCAGGGCCGGGACGACACGGCGCTGATCGACAGCGGCTATGCCACGCATGCGCCGCAAACGCTGGCCCTGCTGCGTCATAGCCTGGCTGGCCGTCCCCTGGACCGCCTGTTCAACACCCATCTGCATTCCGACCATTGCGGCGGCAACGCGCTGCTGCAAGCGGAATACGGCTGCCATACGGCCATTCCCGTGTCGGAGGCGGACAAGGTGCGCGCGTGGGATGTCGAGGCCCTGAGTTTCCAGGCCACGGGCCAGCAATGTCCGCGCTTCGGCTTTGATGCCACCGTCTCGCCCCGCGACACGTTGACGTTGGCCGACATGCGCTGGCAGGCGCTGGGCGCGCCGGGCCACGATCCGCACTCGCTGATTTTTTACTGCGCCGAAGAGGGCATCCTGATCTCCGCCGACGCGCTGTGGGAAAACGGCTTTGGCGTGATCTTCCCCGAACTCGATGGCGGCTCCGGCTTCCCTGAAGCGCGCGCCACGCTGGACCTGATCGCCAGCCTCGATGTGCAAGTCGTCATTCCCGGCCACGGGCGGCCGTTCCAGGACGCCGCCGGCGCCCTGCAGCGCGCGTATTCACGTCTCGATTACCTGGCGTCCGATCCCGTGCGCAATGCGCAGAATGCGGTGAAAGTGCTGCTGAAATTCCTGCTGCTGGAACGCCAGCGCATCGCCCTCGCCGAGATACCGGCCCTGCTGCGGGGCATGCCCGTCTTCGAAGAGGCCAACCGGCGCTTCCTGCGCCAGGAGGCGGCCGCGCTGGCCGAGTGGGCCGTGTCGCAGCTGGTGAGGGCTACAGCGGCACGGATCGAGGGTGAGTACTTGCTTAACGAGGGCTGA
- a CDS encoding two-component system response regulator has product MKAPASKPTILVVDDTPDNIDLLRAVLEDDYRTKIAVNGERALKIAAGSDQPDLILLDIMMPGMSGYDVCRALKADPATAGIPVIFVTAMSEVADEQLGLALGAVDYITKPISAPIVLARIRTQLAMKQMQDFLRDQNHYLETEVERRVQEVAALQDVTIHAMASLAETRDSETGNHIRRTSHYLKALAEKVRGLPRFRDFLTDKNIELLFKTAPLHDIGKVGIPDHILLKPGRFEPHEMAIMKTHTTLGRDAILAAEHELGIEVDFLKYAKEIAYSHHEKWDGSGYPQGLAGEAIPISARLMALADVYDALISRRIYKQGMDHAQAVQIIVEGRGSHFDAEIVDAFLQIQDQFIAISHRYADGVCEIADKQRQIAPYTENIS; this is encoded by the coding sequence ATGAAAGCGCCGGCAAGCAAGCCAACCATCCTGGTGGTCGACGACACGCCAGACAATATCGACCTGCTGCGCGCGGTGCTGGAAGACGATTACCGCACCAAGATCGCCGTCAATGGCGAGCGCGCCCTGAAGATCGCCGCCGGCAGCGACCAGCCCGACCTGATCCTGCTCGACATCATGATGCCGGGCATGAGCGGCTACGATGTGTGCCGCGCGCTGAAGGCCGATCCCGCCACGGCCGGCATCCCCGTGATTTTCGTCACCGCCATGAGCGAGGTGGCCGATGAGCAGCTGGGCCTGGCCCTGGGCGCCGTCGATTACATCACCAAGCCGATTTCAGCGCCCATCGTGCTGGCGCGCATCAGGACGCAGCTGGCGATGAAGCAGATGCAGGATTTCTTGCGCGACCAGAATCATTACCTGGAAACGGAAGTGGAGCGCCGGGTGCAGGAAGTGGCCGCGCTGCAGGACGTCACCATTCACGCCATGGCGTCGCTGGCCGAAACGCGCGACAGCGAGACGGGCAACCATATCCGCCGCACTTCGCATTACCTGAAGGCGCTGGCCGAGAAGGTGCGCGGCTTGCCGCGTTTCCGTGATTTTTTGACGGACAAGAATATCGAACTGCTGTTCAAGACGGCGCCGCTGCACGATATCGGCAAGGTGGGCATCCCCGACCATATCCTGCTCAAGCCGGGGCGTTTCGAACCGCATGAAATGGCCATCATGAAGACCCATACCACGCTCGGGCGCGACGCCATCCTGGCGGCGGAACACGAGCTGGGCATCGAAGTCGATTTCCTCAAGTACGCGAAAGAGATCGCCTACAGCCATCACGAGAAATGGGATGGCAGCGGCTACCCGCAAGGCCTGGCTGGCGAAGCCATCCCGATTTCGGCGCGCCTGATGGCGCTGGCCGACGTGTATGACGCCCTGATCAGCCGTCGCATCTACAAGCAGGGCATGGACCATGCGCAGGCCGTGCAGATCATCGTCGAGGGGCGCGGTTCGCACTTCGACGCCGAGATCGTCGACGCCTTCCTGCAGATCCAGGACCAGTTCATCGCCATCTCCCACCGCTACGCCGACGGCGTGTGCGAGATCGCCGACAAGCAGCGGCAGATCGCGCCCTACACCGAAAACATCAGCTGA